A window of Trichoderma atroviride chromosome 3, complete sequence contains these coding sequences:
- a CDS encoding uncharacterized protein (EggNog:ENOG41): MESLYNLTFQTIEEARAAVDAVALPLGCSLVKNRTRPNLLELRCCKGRKFRSQHNPNLPPSKRRETSSQMTGCPYRLVIYRHSFISLWRIRRSRNDTANEHNHEVLPPTALSRFRNIVIEQRKPQIMSLYKLGLKPIQILKHLQEIDNDPGIQALTRHDIYNMVRKHNQQQQQQEQQQQQQQQQEQSEQQNEQQEEQTAA, translated from the coding sequence ATGGAGTCGTTATACAATCTTACATTTCAGACCATCGAAGAGGCCagggctgctgttgatgccgtTGCTCTGCCTCTAGGTTGCAGCCTGGTCAAGAACCGGACGCGGCCTAACCTCCTTGAACTACGATGCTGCAAGGGAAGGAAGTTTAGATCGCAACATAACCCAAACCTTCCTCCTTCCAAGCGCCGCGAGACGAGCTCCCAGATGACGGGGTGCCCTTATAGGCTCGTGATTTACCGCCATAGTTTCATAAGTCTATGGAGAATCCGGCGCAGTCGAAACGACACGGCGAATGAGCACAATCACGAAGTGCTTCCTCCAACAGCGCTCTCTCGGTTCCGAAATATCGTCATTGAGCAGAGAAAGCCGCAAATCATGTCCTTGTACAAGCTTGGGCTCAAGCCAATTCAAATTCTCAAGCATTTGCAAGAGATTGACAATGACCCGGGTATCCAAGCACTGACCCGTCATGACATCTACAACATGGTACGAAAGCAcaatcaacaacaacagcagcaggagcagcagcaacaacaacaacaacaacaagagCAAAGTGAACAACAAAATGAACAACAAGAGGAGCAGACCGCCGCTTAG